A window of the Jeotgalibacillus aurantiacus genome harbors these coding sequences:
- a CDS encoding GNAT family N-acetyltransferase: MLEKISELKTLCEKTDGIQLKLNEDTIQTGDGVKMFYQFISDELIAYLGVYYFGSVGEVCGMVHPDYRRQGLFSTLFKEAIDAVPEMGIKTMLLNTPAQSESGQAFIQAVKAVYKMTEYQMKWESQPLPAASEAVSIRRSEEKDRQFQIKLDAKGFFVPVEDAEQFLNAERNDPSTITYIIEWNGKPAGKIRIHSNDGQKWIYGFVVSSDLRGRGIGRNALLLVLSQLQQENVEVHLEVEAENKGPLKLYESCGFKVYHAQDYFDFPLS, encoded by the coding sequence ATGTTAGAGAAAATTTCTGAGCTGAAAACGCTTTGTGAGAAAACGGATGGAATTCAATTAAAACTGAACGAAGACACCATTCAGACAGGTGACGGTGTTAAGATGTTTTATCAATTTATAAGTGATGAACTGATTGCCTATCTGGGTGTTTATTATTTCGGCTCTGTGGGTGAAGTTTGTGGAATGGTTCACCCCGACTACAGGAGACAGGGTCTTTTTTCAACTTTGTTCAAAGAAGCAATTGATGCGGTACCTGAGATGGGCATCAAAACAATGCTGTTGAACACACCGGCTCAATCAGAATCCGGGCAGGCATTTATCCAGGCAGTAAAAGCGGTTTATAAAATGACGGAATACCAGATGAAATGGGAATCACAGCCGCTTCCTGCTGCTTCTGAAGCAGTGTCGATCCGCCGCTCTGAAGAAAAAGATCGTCAATTCCAAATCAAGCTCGATGCGAAGGGCTTTTTCGTGCCGGTGGAGGACGCTGAACAATTTCTGAACGCAGAACGCAACGACCCTTCCACCATCACTTATATCATTGAATGGAATGGGAAACCTGCAGGGAAGATCAGAATCCATTCAAACGATGGTCAAAAGTGGATTTACGGATTTGTCGTTTCTTCTGATTTGAGAGGACGAGGGATTGGCCGAAATGCGCTGCTTCTTGTCCTGAGCCAGCTTCAGCAGGAAAACGTTGAGGTGCATCTTGAGGTGGAGGCTGAGAATAAAGGTCCCTTGAAGCTTTATGAATCATGTGGATTCAAGGTTTACCATGCCCAGGATTATTTTGACTTTCCGCTGAGCTGA
- a CDS encoding methyltransferase family protein, whose amino-acid sequence MSIAEWIFILVSVAWVGEFIFFRNRGTGKGDPLEKRSFYYILGSLLAAIALALALQEMKETGIETVLRWIGLTLFAGGVFLRYWGILHLKAQFTRHVTVREGDSIVSSGPYRKLRHPLYTGLFLIGIGMTLFFMSLLAAAIGSVALLFTLLYRIQYEEKLLITQFGPEYEEWMKSRYRLIPFIY is encoded by the coding sequence ATGTCTATAGCAGAATGGATCTTTATCCTTGTCAGTGTCGCCTGGGTGGGGGAATTTATATTCTTCCGAAATCGGGGAACCGGAAAAGGTGATCCTCTTGAAAAACGCTCTTTTTACTACATCCTCGGAAGTCTGCTCGCTGCTATAGCGCTGGCACTCGCACTTCAGGAAATGAAAGAAACCGGCATAGAGACAGTACTTAGATGGATAGGTCTCACTCTTTTTGCAGGGGGCGTTTTTCTGCGTTACTGGGGTATTCTGCATCTTAAAGCGCAGTTTACACGTCATGTAACCGTCCGTGAAGGTGACAGTATAGTCAGTTCCGGACCTTATCGGAAGCTGAGACACCCGCTCTACACAGGCCTCTTTTTAATCGGTATCGGCATGACCCTGTTTTTCATGAGTCTGCTCGCCGCCGCAATCGGTTCCGTTGCTTTACTTTTCACACTTTTATACCGGATTCAATATGAGGAGAAGTTGCTGATTACGCAGTTTGGACCAGAGTACGAAGAATGGATGAAAAGCCGTTACAGGCTGATTCCATTTATATATTGA
- a CDS encoding carbon starvation CstA family protein, giving the protein MVTFLVAIAILIVGYFTYGKFVEKVFVVKEQRLTPAYSHADGVDYVPMDTKRNSMIQLLNIAGVGPIFGPIMGALYGPVAFLWIVFGCIFAGAVHDYLTGMISIRNKGAHLPELAGKFLGKAFKHVVNAFSILLLVLVGTVFVTAPAALIADLTPAWITMGVIIGAIFVYYIFATLLPVDKIIGRLYPIFGALLLISAIGVGGALVVQGHPIPEMTLENMHPGGLAIFPLLFLTISCGALSGFHATQSPIISRTTQKESQGRKIFYGMMILEGIIAMIWAAAGMALFNGADLNEILAAGGPAAVVREVSITTLGAIGGTLAIIGVIVLPITSGDTAFRSARMIIADYIKVGQKKIMSRLWIAIPLFVISVVLTQIDFNILWRYFSWANQSTAMIALWVGAMYLALQRKNFWIAAVPAAFITMATFTYILNAEIGLRLPIEVSYAGAALITIGAIVAFFYTVKVRLAANDSGLRPIVVDDEFDQTA; this is encoded by the coding sequence ATGGTTACATTTCTCGTCGCTATCGCTATTTTAATTGTTGGGTATTTTACGTACGGCAAATTTGTAGAAAAAGTATTCGTGGTAAAGGAACAGCGCCTTACACCTGCTTATTCTCATGCAGATGGCGTGGACTATGTACCGATGGATACAAAGAGAAATTCCATGATCCAGCTGTTAAACATCGCTGGAGTAGGGCCGATCTTTGGTCCGATTATGGGGGCGTTATATGGTCCGGTTGCGTTTTTATGGATTGTATTCGGCTGTATTTTTGCCGGAGCGGTTCACGATTATCTGACCGGTATGATCTCAATCCGGAATAAAGGAGCTCACCTTCCTGAGCTTGCCGGAAAGTTTTTAGGTAAGGCCTTTAAGCACGTCGTCAATGCATTCTCTATCTTATTACTTGTTCTTGTCGGAACCGTGTTCGTAACGGCACCTGCTGCATTAATTGCAGACCTGACGCCGGCCTGGATTACAATGGGTGTAATTATTGGAGCCATTTTTGTTTATTATATTTTTGCTACATTGCTTCCGGTTGATAAAATCATTGGACGTCTTTATCCGATCTTTGGTGCTCTTCTTCTGATTAGTGCGATAGGAGTAGGGGGAGCGCTTGTTGTTCAGGGCCACCCGATCCCTGAAATGACATTAGAGAACATGCATCCGGGTGGACTGGCGATCTTCCCGTTATTATTCCTGACGATTTCATGTGGTGCACTATCCGGATTCCATGCCACACAGTCGCCAATCATTTCAAGAACGACCCAGAAAGAAAGTCAGGGAAGAAAAATCTTCTACGGCATGATGATTTTAGAGGGGATTATCGCGATGATCTGGGCAGCAGCCGGTATGGCACTGTTCAATGGTGCGGATCTAAATGAAATTCTTGCTGCAGGCGGTCCTGCTGCAGTCGTACGTGAAGTATCGATTACAACGCTTGGTGCGATTGGCGGAACACTTGCCATTATCGGGGTTATTGTCCTTCCGATTACATCAGGCGATACAGCTTTCCGAAGTGCTCGTATGATTATTGCGGATTACATTAAGGTTGGACAAAAGAAGATTATGAGCCGACTTTGGATTGCGATTCCACTGTTTGTGATCTCAGTTGTGTTAACTCAGATTGATTTCAATATTCTATGGCGCTACTTCTCCTGGGCGAACCAGTCAACAGCGATGATAGCGCTTTGGGTTGGTGCGATGTACCTTGCGCTTCAGCGTAAAAATTTCTGGATTGCAGCTGTACCGGCCGCCTTTATCACAATGGCTACTTTTACGTACATTCTGAATGCAGAAATTGGCCTCAGGCTGCCGATTGAAGTCTCGTATGCAGGAGCAGCTCTCATCACAATCGGTGCCATTGTTGCTTTCTTCTATACGGTTAAAGTAAGACTGGCAGCAAATGATTCAGGACTCCGTCCGATTGTAGTCGATGACGAGTTTGATCAGACCGCGTAA
- a CDS encoding phytoene desaturase family protein, which translates to MKKKALVIGAGLAGMSAAIRLTADGYDVKIIEKNSNVGGKLNRREGKGFTFDTGPSILTMPWVLEQLFSSVHRRIEDYITIERIEPQWRTFFEDGVQLDVTSDLPTMIDEMKKVSGNTDASISELINYSEKMYDLCMKSFYKYSLADLKDLKKYHTLKDLMSMDPLNTVAEGTKKKLNNKHLEQLFNFFVMYVGSNPYQAPAILNQLIYVQLGLGIHYVKGGMYNIAIGMKKLLDELRVEVQLNSPVDHLVLEGKTVTGVRTADGTLHEADIVVSNLEAIPAYRNLVPHKEGKKEAKKLNKTFVPSVSGLVLLLGVDRQFTNLKHHNFFFSEDPEKEFSDIFEKGIPSDDPTVYVGISSRSDDSQAPAGKDNLFVLTHVPPLKEGEQGKYDWAEYRELVLDKLERMGAKGLRDSIEFEYRFTPEDLEELYGPNGGSIYGIASDKKKNGGFKIPAKSELYENLYFVGGSTHPGGGVPMVTLSGQLTADLIKRNEEGTLVNSKVKHA; encoded by the coding sequence ATGAAGAAGAAAGCATTGGTTATTGGTGCAGGTTTAGCAGGTATGTCAGCAGCGATCAGATTGACAGCTGACGGATACGACGTAAAGATTATTGAGAAAAACAGCAACGTGGGTGGTAAGCTGAATCGCCGTGAAGGAAAAGGCTTTACGTTTGATACAGGACCATCTATCCTGACAATGCCGTGGGTACTTGAGCAGCTGTTTTCAAGCGTACACCGCCGGATTGAGGACTACATAACGATCGAGAGAATTGAGCCCCAGTGGCGTACATTCTTCGAAGATGGTGTCCAGCTGGATGTTACGAGCGATCTTCCTACCATGATTGATGAAATGAAAAAAGTGAGCGGCAACACAGATGCCAGCATCAGTGAGCTCATCAACTATTCAGAGAAGATGTACGACCTCTGCATGAAGAGCTTTTATAAATACAGTCTTGCAGATTTAAAAGATCTGAAAAAATATCATACACTAAAAGATTTAATGTCGATGGATCCGCTTAATACGGTTGCAGAAGGCACGAAGAAAAAATTAAACAACAAACATCTTGAACAGCTGTTTAATTTCTTCGTGATGTACGTCGGATCAAATCCGTATCAGGCGCCGGCTATTTTAAACCAGCTCATTTACGTTCAGCTTGGACTTGGCATTCATTATGTAAAAGGTGGCATGTACAACATTGCCATTGGAATGAAAAAGCTGCTTGATGAGCTGCGTGTTGAAGTTCAGCTGAATTCACCGGTTGATCATCTTGTACTGGAAGGAAAAACAGTAACGGGCGTCAGAACAGCTGACGGTACATTACATGAGGCGGATATCGTTGTATCCAATCTGGAAGCGATCCCTGCTTACCGCAACCTCGTCCCACATAAAGAAGGGAAGAAGGAAGCGAAGAAGCTGAATAAAACGTTTGTTCCAAGCGTGTCAGGACTTGTTCTCCTTCTCGGAGTAGACCGCCAGTTTACAAACCTAAAGCACCACAATTTCTTCTTCTCAGAAGATCCTGAAAAAGAATTCAGTGATATTTTCGAAAAAGGGATCCCATCAGATGACCCGACTGTTTATGTTGGCATTTCTTCCCGCTCAGATGACTCGCAGGCACCCGCCGGCAAAGATAATCTGTTTGTCCTTACACATGTCCCGCCACTTAAAGAAGGTGAACAGGGTAAATACGACTGGGCAGAGTATCGCGAACTCGTACTCGACAAGCTTGAGCGTATGGGTGCAAAAGGACTGCGTGATTCTATCGAGTTTGAATACCGCTTTACGCCGGAAGACCTTGAAGAGCTTTACGGTCCAAACGGAGGCTCCATTTACGGTATTGCATCTGACAAGAAAAAGAATGGCGGATTCAAAATTCCTGCCAAGAGTGAGCTTTACGAGAACCTTTATTTCGTAGGTGGCTCAACTCACCCGGGTGGCGGCGTACCAATGGTCACATTATCCGGCCAGCTGACAGCCGATTTAATTAAGAGAAATGAAGAGGGCACTTTAGTCAATTCGAAAGTGAAGCACGCGTGA